In one Modestobacter sp. L9-4 genomic region, the following are encoded:
- a CDS encoding o-succinylbenzoate synthase, whose protein sequence is MAPDPVPLESHVYRVPLRTRFRGIDVRDGVLLRGPAGWGEFSPFWDYDVAESRRWWAAAHEAAVRGWPAPLRSSVPVNVTVPAVGPERAHAIVTASGCRTAKVKVAEPGQDAAEDEARVEAVRDALGPDGAIRVDANTAWDVDTAVARITALDRVGLEYVEQPCATVEELAQLRRRVDVRIAADEVVRRAADPRRVDLRGAADVVVLKVQPLGGVRAALEVAEAHGLPCVVSSALESSVGIAAGVALAAALPELPFACGLATVALFTDDVSTTPLLPVDGALPVRPVAPDRLDETAADEDTTQRWLDRLAAVRA, encoded by the coding sequence GTGGCTCCCGATCCCGTCCCGCTGGAGTCCCACGTCTACCGGGTGCCGCTGCGCACCCGCTTCCGCGGCATCGACGTCCGCGACGGTGTGCTGCTGCGCGGGCCGGCCGGCTGGGGCGAGTTCTCCCCGTTCTGGGACTACGACGTCGCCGAGAGCCGCCGGTGGTGGGCCGCCGCGCACGAGGCCGCCGTCCGGGGCTGGCCGGCGCCGCTGCGCAGCAGCGTGCCGGTGAACGTGACCGTGCCCGCGGTGGGCCCGGAGCGGGCGCACGCGATCGTCACCGCGTCCGGCTGCCGCACCGCGAAGGTCAAGGTCGCCGAGCCCGGGCAGGACGCTGCTGAGGACGAGGCCCGGGTCGAGGCGGTCCGCGACGCGCTCGGCCCCGACGGCGCGATCCGGGTCGACGCGAACACCGCCTGGGACGTCGACACCGCGGTCGCCCGGATCACCGCCCTCGACCGGGTCGGGCTGGAGTACGTCGAGCAGCCGTGCGCCACGGTCGAGGAGCTCGCGCAGCTGCGCCGCCGGGTCGACGTGCGGATCGCCGCCGACGAGGTGGTGCGCCGGGCCGCCGACCCGCGGCGGGTCGACCTGCGCGGGGCCGCCGACGTCGTCGTCCTCAAGGTGCAGCCGCTCGGCGGCGTGCGGGCCGCGCTGGAGGTCGCCGAGGCGCACGGCCTGCCCTGCGTCGTGTCCTCGGCGCTGGAGAGCTCGGTGGGCATCGCCGCCGGCGTCGCGCTGGCCGCCGCGCTGCCGGAGCTGCCCTTCGCCTGCGGGCTGGCGACCGTGGCGCTGTTCACCGACGACGTCTCGACCACCCCGCTCCTGCCGGTCGACGGTGCACTGCCCGTGCGCCCCGTGGCCCCCGACCGGCTGGACGAGACGGCGGCGGACGAGGACACCACGCAGCGCTGGCTCGACCGGCTCGCGGCGGTGCGCGCGTGA
- a CDS encoding bifunctional diguanylate cyclase/phosphodiesterase: MGTTTATTRGRATVGGWLLAATALIATAAFLPESVLTETSYLLVSSGAAAAAWLGARRHGPAGGARWLAVALTLNAVGDLVWQVQDWLTGSTPDVSVADVAYLGSYVALGAALLGHTGAGTTTARDRLHAALDSAAVLIAALLVIWQASIGTTLADDSLPLVSKVVLAAYPVLDVLAVGLVVRAVVLRARLDLQSVLLAAGAAAWTASDLSWLLLASADEIGDWLSAGWLAGAVALAAAAWTARPVPQPVLSPDAVIGSWRITAAFLPLLVPGVIEFDAWVKGIDVDPLPGLLATLSLTALVVVRAQRLLVESTRSRSEVRSLARRYEALAVNSSDAVAVVDPDGVLTSDSSSLAELLGRPGLAGLSLPVLLSGVGVDPADVHAVLAQATARPGEPVELELRGGHPTAGVVWLGGRAVDLRADPDVEGIAVSVYDITARKLAEAELAHQAFYDGLTGLANRALFLDHTEQALRRAGRTGSPPIVLCLDLDGFKDVNDSLGHLAGDELLCTVSQRLRDVVRAADTVARLGGDEFAVLVDDTQGGLPSATALAQRLLEVIAEPIELGGHRVRVAASIGIVVAAAEATPLSMFQDADIAMYRAKAAGRAQSVVFDPGMRAAALQRIELERELAGALSAGQLRLTYQPVVDLQTECVIGFEALLRWTHPTLGAIGPDRFVPIAEDSGHIVPIGRWVLAEATRTAARWQRTHPSATPLSMAVNVSARQLADGSLLADVAEVLATSGIAPSSLVLEVTETALVTDPDAVAEQLLALRGLGVRLALDDFGTGYSSLSYLRQFPVDVLKIDRSFVDLLDGSAEDAAIVHGLVQLGRTLQLEVVAEGVETVAQRDRLRAERCQLAQGWLFAPALETDEAERLLMSRAVPVLGPLTQS; encoded by the coding sequence ATGGGCACCACCACGGCCACCACCCGCGGACGGGCGACCGTCGGCGGCTGGCTGCTGGCCGCGACCGCCCTCATCGCGACCGCGGCCTTCCTGCCCGAGTCCGTGCTGACCGAGACGAGCTACCTGCTGGTCAGCTCCGGCGCGGCCGCGGCCGCCTGGCTCGGCGCACGGCGCCACGGTCCGGCCGGCGGCGCACGCTGGCTGGCCGTCGCCCTGACCCTGAACGCCGTCGGCGACCTCGTGTGGCAGGTGCAGGACTGGCTGACCGGCTCCACCCCGGACGTGTCCGTGGCCGACGTCGCCTACCTGGGCAGCTACGTCGCCCTGGGCGCCGCCCTGCTGGGGCACACCGGGGCCGGCACGACCACCGCCCGGGACCGGCTGCACGCCGCACTGGACTCCGCGGCCGTGCTGATCGCCGCCCTGCTGGTGATCTGGCAGGCCTCGATCGGCACGACCCTGGCCGACGACTCCCTCCCGCTGGTCAGCAAGGTCGTGCTCGCCGCCTACCCCGTGCTGGACGTGCTCGCCGTCGGGCTGGTGGTCCGCGCGGTGGTGCTGCGCGCCCGGCTGGACCTGCAGTCGGTGCTGCTGGCCGCGGGCGCCGCCGCCTGGACCGCCTCCGACCTGAGCTGGCTGCTGCTCGCCTCCGCCGACGAGATCGGCGACTGGCTCAGCGCCGGCTGGCTGGCCGGCGCGGTCGCCCTGGCCGCCGCCGCCTGGACGGCCCGCCCGGTGCCCCAGCCGGTCCTCTCCCCCGACGCGGTGATCGGCTCGTGGCGGATCACCGCGGCGTTCCTGCCGCTGCTCGTGCCCGGGGTCATCGAGTTCGACGCGTGGGTCAAGGGCATCGACGTCGACCCGCTCCCGGGGCTGCTCGCCACCCTGTCGCTCACCGCACTCGTCGTCGTCCGCGCCCAGCGGCTGCTGGTGGAGTCGACCCGGTCCCGCTCGGAGGTCCGGTCGCTGGCCCGCCGCTACGAGGCGCTGGCCGTCAACTCCTCCGACGCCGTGGCCGTGGTCGACCCCGACGGCGTCCTCACCTCGGACTCCTCCTCGCTGGCCGAGCTGCTGGGCCGGCCCGGCCTGGCCGGGCTGTCGCTGCCGGTGCTGCTGAGCGGCGTGGGCGTCGACCCCGCCGACGTGCACGCGGTGCTGGCCCAGGCGACCGCCCGGCCGGGTGAGCCGGTCGAGCTGGAGCTGCGCGGCGGGCACCCCACCGCCGGCGTCGTCTGGCTGGGCGGGCGCGCCGTCGACCTGCGCGCCGACCCCGATGTGGAGGGCATCGCCGTCAGCGTCTACGACATCACGGCCCGCAAGCTGGCCGAGGCCGAGCTCGCCCACCAGGCCTTCTACGACGGCCTGACCGGGCTGGCCAACCGCGCGCTGTTCCTCGACCACACCGAGCAGGCACTGCGCCGGGCCGGCCGCACCGGCAGCCCGCCGATCGTGCTGTGCCTGGACCTCGACGGCTTCAAGGACGTCAACGACAGCCTCGGCCACCTGGCCGGCGACGAGCTGCTGTGCACGGTCTCCCAGCGACTGCGGGACGTCGTGCGGGCCGCGGACACCGTCGCCCGCCTGGGCGGGGACGAGTTCGCCGTCCTCGTCGACGACACCCAGGGCGGACTGCCGTCGGCCACCGCGCTGGCGCAGCGGCTGCTGGAGGTCATCGCCGAGCCGATCGAGCTCGGCGGGCACCGCGTGCGCGTGGCCGCCAGCATCGGCATCGTCGTCGCCGCGGCCGAGGCGACCCCGCTGTCGATGTTCCAGGACGCCGACATCGCCATGTACCGGGCCAAGGCCGCCGGCCGCGCCCAGTCCGTGGTGTTCGACCCCGGCATGCGCGCGGCCGCCCTGCAGCGGATCGAGCTCGAGCGCGAGCTCGCCGGCGCGCTGTCGGCCGGCCAGCTGCGGCTGACCTACCAGCCCGTGGTCGACCTGCAGACCGAGTGCGTCATCGGCTTCGAGGCGTTGCTGCGCTGGACCCACCCCACCCTGGGTGCGATCGGGCCGGACCGGTTCGTCCCGATCGCCGAGGACTCCGGGCACATCGTGCCGATCGGACGCTGGGTGCTGGCCGAGGCCACCCGCACCGCCGCCCGCTGGCAGCGCACGCACCCCTCCGCGACACCGCTGTCCATGGCGGTCAACGTCTCCGCCCGCCAGCTGGCCGACGGCTCGCTGCTGGCCGACGTCGCCGAGGTGCTGGCCACGAGCGGCATCGCGCCGTCCTCGCTGGTCCTGGAGGTGACCGAGACGGCGCTGGTCACCGACCCGGACGCCGTGGCGGAGCAGCTGCTCGCGCTGCGCGGCCTGGGCGTGCGGCTCGCGCTGGACGACTTCGGCACCGGCTACTCCTCGCTGAGCTACCTGCGCCAGTTCCCGGTCGACGTGCTCAAGATCGACCGCTCCTTCGTCGACCTGCTCGACGGCTCGGCCGAGGACGCCGCGATCGTGCACGGCCTGGTGCAGCTGGGCCGCACCCTGCAGCTGGAGGTCGTCGCCGAGGGCGTGGAGACCGTCGCCCAGCGCGACCGGCTGCGGGCCGAGCGCTGCCAGCTCGCCCAGGGCTGGCTCTTCGCCCCCGCGCTGGAGACCGACGAGGCCGAGCGGCTGCTCATGTCCCGCGCGGTGCCGGTCCTCGGCCCGCTGACGCAGAGCTGA
- a CDS encoding DUF4229 domain-containing protein, whose amino-acid sequence MAEPIDAGPVETPGSTAAPGAKPEVGKWLAVYTLGRLAIAAALVALLWALGLPGTPGFLFGVLLAMPVAYLVLGPVRTKLTTALVARAEQKERLRTELRGTDPLD is encoded by the coding sequence ATGGCTGAACCGATCGACGCCGGACCCGTCGAGACCCCCGGGTCGACGGCGGCACCGGGCGCCAAGCCCGAGGTGGGGAAGTGGCTGGCGGTCTACACGCTCGGCCGGCTGGCCATCGCCGCCGCCCTGGTCGCGCTGCTGTGGGCGCTCGGGCTGCCGGGCACCCCCGGCTTCCTGTTCGGCGTCCTGCTGGCCATGCCGGTCGCCTACCTGGTGCTGGGCCCGGTGCGCACGAAGCTCACCACCGCGCTGGTGGCCCGGGCCGAGCAGAAGGAGCGGCTGCGCACCGAGCTGCGCGGCACCGACCCGCTGGACTGA
- the menE gene encoding o-succinylbenzoate--CoA ligase, with protein sequence MAIPSARQLVLVPAPPPEDAGAALTTVWPALRRALDGGAPLAVLPAGAGPATAARAVLRPDEPLEPGTDLVVVTSGSTGGGKGVLLSAAALRSSATATLDRLGGAGSWLLALPTSAVGGLQVLVRSALAGREPAVLARGERLADAVGRLPAGDRRYTSLVPTQLRRYLAEEPDVLASFAAVLVGGAATDEALLDRARAAGVQVRTTYGMSETAGGCVYDGRPLDGVSVRVTDGVELAGPVLASGYRLDPAATEAAFRDGWFATRDAGSLTADGVLTVHGRLDDVLISGGVNVSPQSVEAVLREHPSVADAVVVGLPDPEWGQRVVAAVVPSPGAVPDLAELRPWVADRLGRAAAPRALTLLDTVPTLHTGKPDRRSITELVEGDS encoded by the coding sequence GTGGCGATCCCGAGTGCACGGCAGCTGGTCCTGGTGCCCGCGCCACCTCCCGAGGACGCCGGAGCCGCGCTGACCACGGTGTGGCCGGCGCTGCGCCGCGCCCTGGACGGCGGCGCCCCCCTCGCCGTGCTGCCCGCCGGCGCCGGTCCGGCCACCGCGGCCCGGGCGGTGCTGCGCCCCGACGAGCCCCTGGAGCCCGGCACCGACCTGGTGGTGGTCACCTCCGGCTCGACCGGCGGCGGGAAAGGCGTGCTGCTGTCCGCCGCCGCGCTGCGCTCCTCGGCCACGGCCACCCTCGACCGGCTCGGTGGTGCCGGCAGCTGGCTGCTGGCACTGCCCACCTCGGCCGTCGGTGGGCTGCAGGTGCTGGTCCGCAGCGCGCTGGCCGGCCGCGAGCCCGCCGTCCTGGCCCGCGGTGAGCGGCTCGCCGACGCCGTCGGCCGGCTGCCGGCCGGCGACCGCCGCTACACCTCGCTGGTGCCCACCCAGCTGCGCCGGTACCTGGCCGAGGAGCCCGACGTCCTGGCCTCCTTCGCCGCGGTGCTGGTGGGCGGGGCGGCCACCGACGAGGCCCTGCTCGACCGGGCGCGCGCCGCCGGGGTGCAGGTGCGCACCACCTACGGGATGAGCGAGACCGCCGGCGGCTGCGTCTACGACGGCCGGCCCCTCGACGGGGTCTCGGTGCGGGTCACCGACGGGGTCGAGCTCGCCGGGCCGGTGCTGGCGTCGGGCTACCGGCTCGACCCCGCGGCCACCGAGGCGGCGTTCCGCGACGGCTGGTTCGCCACCCGCGACGCCGGCTCGCTCACCGCTGACGGCGTCCTGACCGTGCACGGCCGGCTGGACGACGTGCTGATCAGCGGTGGGGTGAACGTCTCACCCCAGTCCGTCGAGGCGGTCCTGCGCGAACACCCGTCGGTGGCCGACGCCGTCGTCGTCGGGCTCCCCGACCCCGAGTGGGGGCAGCGCGTCGTCGCCGCCGTCGTCCCCTCCCCGGGCGCCGTCCCCGACCTCGCCGAGCTGCGGCCCTGGGTCGCCGACCGGCTGGGGCGGGCCGCCGCCCCCCGCGCGCTGACCCTGCTCGACACCGTCCCGACCCTGCACACCGGCAAGCCCGACCGCCGGTCGATCACCGAGCTCGTCGAAGGAGACTCCTAG
- a CDS encoding 1,4-dihydroxy-2-naphthoate polyprenyltransferase — protein sequence MATPAQWLEGARPRTLPAALAPVLVGTGAAAALDGFRLGPALLALVVALSLQVGVNYANDYSDGKRGTDDVRVGPMRLVGSKAATPQQVLIAAMLAFGVAALAGLALAAVSSWWMVAVGAVSILAAWTYTGGPIPYGYRALGEVFVFVFFGLVAVVGTTFGQTRSLDGLAFAAAVPIGLLSVALLVVNNLRDVHGDAAVGKRTLAVLLGEARTRIAYTGLLVVAFACIVAIGVERPWALLALLAVPLAVPPVRTVLSGGRGPVLIGALKGTGQLTLATGVLLGLGLALS from the coding sequence GTGGCCACCCCCGCCCAGTGGTTGGAGGGCGCGCGCCCCCGCACCCTGCCCGCCGCGCTCGCCCCCGTCCTCGTCGGCACCGGTGCCGCCGCTGCCCTCGACGGCTTCCGGCTCGGGCCCGCGCTCCTGGCCCTGGTCGTCGCGCTGTCGCTGCAGGTGGGCGTCAACTACGCCAACGACTACTCCGACGGCAAGCGCGGCACCGACGACGTCCGGGTGGGCCCGATGCGGCTGGTCGGGTCGAAGGCGGCGACGCCGCAGCAGGTGCTGATCGCCGCGATGCTCGCCTTCGGGGTCGCCGCGCTGGCCGGGCTCGCGCTGGCCGCGGTGTCCAGCTGGTGGATGGTGGCGGTCGGCGCGGTGTCGATCCTGGCCGCCTGGACCTACACCGGCGGGCCGATCCCCTACGGCTACCGGGCGCTGGGCGAGGTCTTCGTCTTCGTCTTCTTCGGCCTGGTCGCCGTGGTCGGGACCACCTTCGGGCAGACCCGGTCACTGGACGGGCTGGCGTTCGCCGCCGCCGTCCCGATCGGCCTGCTGTCGGTGGCGCTGCTCGTGGTCAACAACCTGCGCGACGTGCACGGTGACGCCGCCGTCGGCAAGCGGACCCTCGCGGTGCTGCTCGGCGAGGCGCGCACCCGGATCGCCTACACCGGCCTGCTCGTCGTCGCCTTCGCCTGCATCGTGGCGATCGGCGTCGAGCGGCCCTGGGCGCTGCTGGCCCTGCTGGCCGTGCCCCTGGCCGTCCCGCCGGTGCGCACCGTGCTGAGCGGCGGCCGCGGGCCGGTGCTCATCGGCGCGCTCAAGGGCACCGGCCAGCTCACCCTGGCCACCGGCGTCCTGCTCGGCCTCGGCCTCGCCCTGAGCTAG
- a CDS encoding CDP-alcohol phosphatidyltransferase family protein has translation MAARTEHPPTADRSPRYPGGPVRCGVRGCGCEDPRVLRNAANAVTVLRTLTSLGLVIGAAAAHSWPLLLAAYLTYWVGDSADGNIARFQHQETRFGAYFDVVCDRVNCISCALVFLQFVDAPWPIAVFLFQFVVIDLPLTLLPMRWPVLSPNYFYLIDKLAYTLNWHVVAKVTNTTLLITLLVLLPDQQWVALVAASTVLVIKLWSLGRVLRLTVPKDTPHVPQGMLAGV, from the coding sequence GTGGCAGCTCGGACGGAGCACCCGCCCACCGCGGACCGGTCGCCGCGGTACCCCGGCGGCCCGGTGCGGTGCGGGGTGCGCGGCTGCGGCTGCGAGGACCCCCGCGTGCTGCGCAACGCGGCCAACGCCGTCACCGTCCTGCGCACGCTGACCTCGCTCGGCCTGGTCATCGGCGCGGCCGCCGCGCACTCCTGGCCGCTGCTGCTGGCCGCCTACCTCACCTACTGGGTCGGCGACTCCGCCGACGGCAACATCGCGCGGTTCCAGCACCAGGAGACCCGCTTCGGCGCCTACTTCGACGTGGTGTGCGACCGGGTCAACTGCATCAGCTGCGCCCTGGTGTTCCTGCAGTTCGTCGACGCGCCCTGGCCGATCGCGGTCTTCCTCTTCCAGTTCGTGGTCATCGACCTGCCGCTGACGCTGCTGCCCATGCGCTGGCCGGTGCTGTCCCCGAACTACTTCTACCTGATCGACAAGCTCGCCTACACGCTCAACTGGCACGTGGTCGCCAAGGTCACCAACACGACCCTGCTGATCACCCTGCTGGTGCTGCTGCCCGACCAGCAGTGGGTCGCCCTCGTCGCCGCCTCCACCGTGCTGGTGATCAAGCTCTGGTCGCTGGGCCGGGTGCTGCGGCTCACCGTGCCCAAGGACACCCCGCACGTGCCGCAGGGGATGCTCGCCGGTGTCTGA
- the menD gene encoding 2-succinyl-5-enolpyruvyl-6-hydroxy-3-cyclohexene-1-carboxylic-acid synthase, with the protein MNPATAFARVLVDELVRGGVTDAVLSPGSRSAPVAVALAEAETAGLLRLHVRIDERTASFLALGLAKSSGRPVPVLTTSGTATAHLHAAVLEADESGVPLLALTADRPPELRGTGANQTIDQVGLYGGAVRWASDVGVPEVGREDAQNRYWRSVVARALLVARGDLSGDPGPVHLNLALREPLMPDDAGPDSRFASPGGEFAGRPDGGPWTVAAGAGGPRSVPFTGADPAAGSRTLMVAGDAPTAVGRAAAVVADQRGWPVLAEPSSGAWGAAGALRGPALLLGAGDWLAAHRPDRVVVVGRPTLSRPVNALLADPDVVVETYAPSPRWADPVRRTAVVGSAQLDPGLALRDPGRRPLAGSGAGGWAAEWSAAAQRVGRAVDAQLDDVPGRGLTAARLARDLVATLPAGALLVLGSSTPVRDVDRLAVPRPGLTVLANRGVAGIDGTISTAVGAALAHQGAGGGPAFALMGDLTFLHDLTGLLTGSGEQRPDLTVVVPDNDGGGIFGTLEPGQPQHAVNYRRVFGTPHGRDLVAVARALGWAATAVSDPAQLVAALGAGGPRVVVVRTDAAAEAALGTRLREAAVAALG; encoded by the coding sequence GTGAACCCGGCCACCGCCTTCGCCCGCGTCCTCGTCGACGAACTGGTCCGCGGCGGGGTCACCGACGCCGTGCTGTCCCCGGGCTCGCGCTCGGCGCCGGTGGCGGTCGCGCTGGCCGAGGCCGAGACCGCCGGGCTGCTCCGGCTGCACGTGCGGATCGACGAGCGGACGGCGTCCTTCCTCGCGCTCGGGCTGGCGAAGTCCAGCGGCCGCCCGGTCCCGGTGCTCACCACCTCCGGGACGGCGACCGCGCACCTGCACGCCGCGGTGCTGGAGGCCGACGAGAGCGGCGTGCCGCTGTTGGCGCTGACCGCCGACCGGCCGCCGGAGCTGCGCGGCACGGGCGCCAACCAGACGATCGACCAGGTCGGGCTGTACGGCGGTGCGGTGCGCTGGGCGAGCGACGTGGGCGTGCCGGAGGTCGGCCGGGAGGACGCACAGAACCGGTACTGGCGCTCGGTGGTGGCGCGGGCGCTGCTGGTCGCGCGCGGCGACCTGTCCGGCGACCCGGGTCCGGTGCACCTCAACCTGGCGCTGCGCGAGCCGCTGATGCCCGACGACGCCGGCCCGGACTCCCGGTTCGCGTCGCCGGGGGGCGAGTTCGCCGGCCGCCCGGACGGCGGGCCGTGGACCGTGGCGGCCGGCGCCGGCGGGCCGCGCAGCGTGCCGTTCACCGGCGCCGACCCGGCCGCGGGCAGCCGGACGCTGATGGTGGCCGGGGACGCCCCGACGGCGGTCGGCCGGGCGGCCGCGGTCGTGGCCGACCAGCGGGGCTGGCCGGTGCTCGCCGAGCCCAGCAGCGGCGCCTGGGGCGCCGCCGGTGCCCTGCGCGGGCCGGCGCTGCTGCTCGGTGCCGGGGACTGGCTGGCCGCGCACCGCCCCGACCGGGTGGTCGTGGTGGGGCGCCCCACGCTGTCCCGGCCGGTCAACGCGCTGCTGGCCGACCCCGACGTGGTGGTGGAGACCTACGCGCCGTCGCCGCGCTGGGCCGACCCGGTCCGGCGCACGGCGGTCGTGGGCAGCGCCCAGCTCGACCCGGGGCTGGCGCTGCGCGACCCGGGCCGGCGTCCCCTCGCGGGCTCCGGTGCCGGCGGCTGGGCCGCGGAGTGGTCGGCGGCGGCGCAGCGGGTGGGCCGGGCGGTCGACGCCCAGCTCGACGACGTCCCCGGCCGGGGGCTGACCGCCGCCCGGCTGGCCCGCGACCTGGTGGCCACCCTGCCCGCGGGGGCGCTGCTGGTGCTCGGCTCGTCCACCCCGGTCCGCGACGTCGACCGGCTCGCCGTGCCGCGGCCGGGGCTGACCGTGCTGGCCAACCGCGGGGTGGCCGGCATCGACGGCACGATCTCCACCGCGGTGGGCGCGGCGCTGGCGCACCAGGGCGCCGGTGGCGGGCCGGCGTTCGCGCTGATGGGCGACCTGACGTTCCTGCACGACCTGACCGGCCTGCTGACCGGGTCGGGGGAGCAGCGGCCCGACCTGACCGTGGTGGTGCCGGACAACGACGGCGGCGGCATCTTCGGCACGCTCGAGCCGGGCCAGCCGCAGCACGCGGTGAACTACCGCCGGGTCTTCGGCACCCCGCACGGCCGGGACCTGGTGGCGGTGGCCCGCGCGCTGGGCTGGGCGGCGACCGCGGTCAGCGACCCCGCGCAGCTGGTGGCCGCACTGGGCGCCGGTGGCCCGCGGGTGGTCGTCGTCCGCACCGACGCCGCCGCGGAGGCGGCGCTGGGCACGCGGCTGCGGGAGGCCGCGGTCGCGGCGCTGGGCTGA